The Thiothrix subterranea genome has a segment encoding these proteins:
- a CDS encoding prenyltransferase encodes MAQEPDLSLRQQPLLRYWLATRPAFLAASVVPALVGAAAAWAQGYALHGWLLVWTLLAVMLVHAGMNVLNDYYDEQNGTDRRNTQRLFPFTGGSRFIQNGVLSAGETLVFGAWLLAVAMLIGVGLAWQSGMDLLWIGLAGLVIGWGYSAPPLSLNSRGLGEPTIALSFGILTPLGAWFVQTGTLAWYPIVISLPLSLLIMNILLINQFPDREADAASGKHHWVVRFGADMAAKVYLAAVLLATLLLVSWVMLDVLPPMALLSALPLGIALRAGLQLVEHAHAPHKLEPAIKMTIGSAVLHGVLLSLALWLV; translated from the coding sequence ATGGCACAAGAACCCGATCTGAGTTTGCGGCAGCAGCCGTTGTTACGTTATTGGCTGGCAACCCGCCCCGCTTTTCTGGCGGCAAGTGTCGTGCCTGCGCTGGTGGGCGCGGCAGCAGCCTGGGCGCAAGGGTATGCCTTGCACGGCTGGTTACTCGTGTGGACATTGCTGGCGGTGATGCTGGTACACGCGGGCATGAATGTGCTGAACGATTACTACGACGAGCAAAATGGCACGGATCGGCGCAATACCCAACGCTTGTTCCCATTTACCGGCGGTAGCCGCTTTATCCAGAACGGCGTATTGAGCGCGGGGGAAACCTTGGTGTTCGGCGCGTGGTTGCTGGCGGTGGCAATGCTGATCGGAGTGGGCTTGGCATGGCAAAGCGGGATGGATTTGTTGTGGATTGGTCTGGCGGGTTTAGTGATTGGTTGGGGTTATTCCGCACCGCCGTTGAGTTTGAATAGCCGGGGCTTGGGCGAACCGACGATTGCCCTGAGTTTTGGGATTCTTACCCCGTTGGGCGCGTGGTTTGTGCAAACCGGAACGTTGGCGTGGTATCCGATCGTGATCAGTTTGCCCTTGTCGTTGTTGATCATGAATATTTTGCTGATTAACCAGTTTCCCGATCGCGAAGCCGATGCTGCCAGTGGCAAACACCATTGGGTGGTGCGTTTTGGGGCGGATATGGCGGCAAAAGTTTACCTAGCCGCAGTCTTGCTGGCAACGCTGTTACTGGTGTCGTGGGTAATGCTGGATGTATTACCACCGATGGCGTTGCTGAGTGCTTTGCCGTTGGGAATTGCGTTGCGTGCCGGTTTGCAATTGGTGGAACACGCCCACGCGCCGCACAAGCTTGAACCGGCGATTAAAATGACGATTGGCAGCGCGGTATTGCACGGCGTGCTGTTGTCCTTGGCGTTATGGCTGGTATAG
- the truD gene encoding tRNA pseudouridine(13) synthase TruD encodes MNPTTFDTTGFARAYAAPLRGEFRSLPEDFIVDEQMEIALTGSGEHLWVQVRKTGANTDWVAGQLARCAGVPAKEVGYAGLKDRHAVTTQWFSLQLPGMADPDFAALPAEIEVLQQQRHDKKLRRGALEANRFILTLRHCSGDFAEAAAICEQISQHGIPNYYGDQRFGHNFGNLRKAERWFAAGVEPKQRNQRSLYLSAARSWIFNNVLAQRVADGTWNQRVPGDVFMFEGGSAWFADDASAELPARLATQAIHPTGVLWGRGELPTAGEARELEAEQAARFPIFCAGLEKQGLKQERRALRVNVGTVGFEVVDDSTLRLSFALPAGAYATVVLEQLGTFVVPLQIQAHAVLP; translated from the coding sequence ATGAACCCAACTACCTTTGATACCACGGGCTTTGCCCGCGCTTATGCTGCCCCGTTACGCGGCGAATTCCGCAGTCTGCCGGAAGATTTTATCGTCGATGAACAAATGGAGATTGCCCTCACCGGCAGTGGTGAACATTTGTGGGTGCAAGTCCGCAAAACCGGCGCGAATACCGACTGGGTAGCGGGGCAACTCGCCCGCTGTGCCGGTGTGCCTGCCAAGGAAGTCGGTTACGCGGGGCTAAAAGACCGCCATGCCGTCACCACGCAATGGTTTAGCCTGCAATTGCCGGGCATGGCTGACCCGGATTTTGCGGCATTGCCTGCTGAAATCGAAGTCCTCCAGCAACAGCGGCATGACAAAAAGCTACGACGCGGCGCGTTGGAAGCCAACCGTTTCATCCTTACCTTGCGGCATTGCAGCGGCGATTTCGCCGAAGCCGCTGCGATTTGCGAACAAATCAGCCAGCACGGCATTCCCAATTACTACGGCGACCAGCGTTTCGGGCATAACTTTGGGAATTTGCGCAAAGCCGAACGTTGGTTTGCAGCGGGTGTAGAGCCGAAGCAACGTAACCAGCGCAGCTTGTATTTGTCGGCAGCGCGTTCGTGGATTTTCAATAATGTGTTGGCGCAACGGGTCGCAGACGGAACCTGGAATCAGCGCGTGCCGGGCGATGTGTTTATGTTTGAAGGCGGCAGCGCCTGGTTTGCCGACGATGCGAGTGCGGAATTGCCTGCACGGTTGGCAACGCAAGCCATCCACCCGACCGGCGTGTTGTGGGGACGTGGCGAATTGCCCACAGCAGGCGAAGCACGCGAGTTAGAAGCCGAACAAGCCGCACGTTTCCCGATCTTTTGCGCCGGGTTGGAAAAACAGGGGCTGAAACAGGAACGCCGTGCATTGCGTGTCAATGTGGGTACGGTGGGGTTTGAGGTGGTGGATGACAGCACCTTGCGCCTGAGTTTTGCCTTACCAGCGGGGGCTTATGCCACGGTGGTGTTGGAACAGTTGGGGACGTTTGTGGTGCCGCTACAAATTCAAGCTCACGCCGTGTTGCCGTAG
- a CDS encoding ATP-binding response regulator encodes MLILHQLGNLCIRRWFKPFAQADSSFSRRHGGSGLGLAISQSLARLMGGEIRLESVEGRGSTFSFGVAFAACVDIVPINTPFAQATGLFKAAQVLLVEDDLLNQIVAGELLQRLGVTVTVANNGLEALEALEKNTFHLVFMDIQMPQMDGYQAVKLIRQQPQWVHLPIVAMTAHAISTERAKCIAAGMNDYLSKPIDPAGLVTMLAKWVVVV; translated from the coding sequence TTGCTTATCTTACATCAGCTTGGGAACTTGTGTATAAGGAGATGGTTTAAACCGTTTGCGCAAGCGGATAGCTCCTTTTCGCGGCGGCACGGCGGTAGCGGTTTGGGTTTAGCCATCAGTCAATCGCTGGCGCGGCTGATGGGCGGTGAAATCAGGCTGGAAAGCGTGGAAGGGCGCGGTAGCACGTTCAGTTTTGGCGTGGCGTTTGCGGCATGTGTCGATATTGTGCCGATTAATACACCCTTCGCGCAAGCCACGGGGCTATTCAAAGCGGCACAGGTCTTGTTGGTGGAAGATGACCTGTTGAATCAAATAGTGGCGGGTGAATTATTGCAGCGTTTAGGTGTGACGGTCACGGTGGCGAATAATGGCCTCGAAGCGCTGGAAGCTTTGGAGAAAAACACCTTTCATCTGGTATTCATGGATATTCAAATGCCACAAATGGATGGCTATCAAGCGGTTAAATTGATTCGCCAACAGCCGCAATGGGTGCATTTGCCGATTGTTGCCATGACTGCCCACGCGATTTCCACCGAACGGGCGAAGTGCATTGCAGCGGGGATGAACGATTATTTGAGCAAGCCTATCGACCCTGCCGGGTTGGTAACGATGCTGGCGAAGTGGGTAGTCGTGGTTTAA
- the ubiD gene encoding 4-hydroxy-3-polyprenylbenzoate decarboxylase, with the protein MKYHDLRDFIQQLEKMGELKRISVEVDPYLEMTEIADRVLRAGGPALLFENPKGHNTPVLANLFGTPRRVALGMGEESTDALREVGKLLALLKQPDPPKGFKDALNALPIFRKVLDMAPKVVSKAACQQVVVEGDKVDLSKLPIQHCWPGDAAPLITWGLVITKGPHQKRQNLGIYRQQVLGKNRVIMRWLSHRGGALDFREFQQANPGKPFPIAVAIGTDPATILGAVTPVPDTLSEYAFAGLLRGSRTELVKAIGSDLQIPASAEFVLEGHIYPDDMAPEGPYGDHTGYYNEIDSFPVFTIERITHRKDPIYHSTYTGRPPDEPAILGLALNEVFVPILQKQFPEIVDFYLPPEGCSYRMAVVSIKKQYPGHAKRVMMGVWSFLRQFMYTKFIIVVDDDVNTRKWEDVIWAMTTRMDPARDTTLIEHTPIDYLDFASPVSGLGSKMGMDATNKWPGETTREWGTPIVMDAAVKSRVDGMWEKLGL; encoded by the coding sequence ATGAAATACCATGACCTACGCGACTTTATCCAACAACTGGAAAAAATGGGTGAACTCAAACGCATTAGCGTGGAAGTTGACCCGTATCTGGAAATGACCGAAATCGCCGACCGCGTATTGCGTGCGGGTGGCCCCGCCTTGCTGTTTGAAAATCCCAAAGGGCATAACACGCCGGTACTCGCCAACTTGTTTGGCACGCCGCGCCGCGTGGCATTGGGCATGGGTGAAGAATCCACTGATGCCTTGCGCGAAGTGGGCAAATTGCTGGCGTTGCTCAAGCAGCCTGATCCGCCGAAAGGGTTTAAGGATGCGCTGAATGCGCTGCCGATTTTCCGCAAAGTGCTGGATATGGCTCCGAAAGTGGTCAGCAAAGCGGCGTGTCAGCAAGTGGTGGTGGAAGGCGATAAAGTCGATTTGAGCAAACTGCCGATTCAGCATTGCTGGCCGGGGGATGCCGCACCGCTGATTACGTGGGGATTGGTGATCACCAAAGGCCCGCATCAGAAACGCCAGAATCTGGGGATTTACCGCCAGCAAGTATTGGGCAAAAATCGCGTGATTATGCGCTGGTTGTCGCATCGCGGCGGGGCCTTGGATTTTCGCGAGTTTCAGCAGGCAAATCCGGGCAAGCCGTTTCCGATTGCGGTGGCGATTGGGACTGATCCGGCAACGATTTTGGGTGCAGTCACGCCTGTGCCGGATACGCTGTCGGAATATGCGTTTGCGGGGTTGTTGCGCGGTTCGCGGACGGAATTGGTGAAAGCTATCGGCTCGGATTTGCAGATACCGGCATCGGCGGAATTTGTGTTGGAGGGGCATATTTACCCCGACGACATGGCTCCTGAAGGGCCTTATGGCGACCATACCGGCTATTACAATGAGATTGATAGCTTTCCGGTGTTTACCATTGAGCGCATTACGCACCGCAAAGACCCGATTTACCACAGCACGTATACCGGGCGACCGCCGGATGAACCCGCGATTTTGGGCTTGGCGTTGAACGAAGTGTTTGTGCCGATTTTGCAGAAGCAGTTTCCTGAAATTGTGGATTTTTATCTGCCGCCGGAAGGCTGTTCGTATCGCATGGCGGTGGTGAGCATCAAGAAGCAATACCCCGGTCACGCCAAACGGGTGATGATGGGGGTGTGGTCGTTCCTGCGCCAGTTCATGTACACCAAGTTCATTATCGTGGTGGATGATGATGTGAATACGCGCAAGTGGGAGGATGTGATCTGGGCGATGACGACGCGCATGGATCCGGCGCGGGATACCACGCTGATCGAACATACGCCGATTGATTATCTGGATTTCGCCTCGCCCGTGTCGGGCTTGGGGTCGAAGATGGGGATGGATGCGACCAATAAATGGCCGGGGGAAACCACGCGGGAATGGGGTACGCCGATTGTGATGGATGCGGCGGTGAAATCCCGCGTGGATGGGATGTGGGAGAAGTTAGGACTCTAA
- a CDS encoding sensor histidine kinase, with the protein MQAQPPIQDEAWDTYLRRHYYRLLVQVILPLILTTVVFVLGGVFCSVISWWYWLLGYVGLAGLLFRFGHALHAELQELFAAQLHCTVIEREAHCLQRDAAVGHSVRVVTHEINNLIGIAKMSVDNLRYSPVAMPKDIDRLEKALGYMTQVTHLILDGIGNKHATTRTLSLAELQDDVRLLIGHGQSYPQVALSVVFPVDAAQYRFEERTGATYLIIHNLVKNALEAVEERFGEQLGGEVRITAEVFSNQIVIAVEDNGVGMTAEQIEAVMRGNGQSFKVNGHGLGLGFVRQTCIQGGVKFTLRNADHENGSGLSVHFWMNLYL; encoded by the coding sequence ATGCAGGCACAACCACCGATTCAGGATGAGGCGTGGGACACGTATTTACGGCGGCATTATTACCGTTTGCTGGTGCAGGTAATTTTGCCGCTGATCCTGACGACGGTGGTGTTTGTGCTGGGCGGGGTCTTTTGTAGCGTTATTTCGTGGTGGTATTGGTTGCTGGGCTATGTGGGGCTGGCGGGATTATTGTTTCGATTCGGGCACGCTTTACACGCCGAATTGCAGGAATTGTTTGCGGCGCAATTGCACTGCACCGTGATTGAACGCGAAGCGCATTGTTTGCAGCGCGATGCTGCTGTTGGGCATTCTGTCCGCGTTGTTACCCATGAAATTAATAACCTGATCGGCATTGCTAAAATGTCGGTGGATAACCTGCGCTATTCCCCGGTGGCTATGCCAAAAGACATAGACCGCTTGGAAAAAGCCTTGGGGTATATGACCCAAGTAACCCATTTAATACTGGATGGGATAGGTAATAAGCACGCGACTACCCGCACGCTTTCGCTGGCAGAACTGCAAGATGATGTGCGTTTATTAATAGGGCATGGGCAATCTTACCCGCAGGTGGCGTTGTCGGTGGTGTTCCCGGTGGATGCGGCACAGTACCGTTTTGAGGAACGCACCGGGGCGACTTATCTGATTATCCATAACTTGGTGAAGAATGCGTTGGAGGCGGTGGAAGAGCGGTTCGGGGAACAGTTGGGGGGCGAGGTTAGGATTACGGCTGAAGTCTTTAGTAATCAGATAGTTATTGCGGTGGAAGATAATGGGGTGGGGATGACGGCGGAGCAGATCGAGGCGGTGATGCGGGGGAATGGGCAGAGTTTTAAGGTGAATGGGCATGGGTTGGGGCTGGGGTTTGTGCGGCAGACCTGCATTCAAGGAGGAGTAAAGTTTACATTAAGGAATGCAGATCATGAAAATGGCAGTGGACTAAGTGTTCATTTTTGGATGAATTTATATTTATAA
- a CDS encoding Uma2 family endonuclease gives MAQPARKHDTPPATYADLLQLPEHLTGEILNGELHTMPRPAIRHARASSVLSGKLAPTFDFDNTGSDGWLILFEPELHLGDKPHILVPDLAGWRRERLPSLPDTAWLELAPDWACEVLSPSTASKDRILKMPIYRAEGVEWFWIVDPEHKTLEAYQSSGGHWILLGAWGDDDVARIPPFDAIEISLAALWI, from the coding sequence ATGGCTCAACCAGCACGCAAACACGACACCCCTCCCGCAACCTACGCCGACCTATTGCAACTGCCGGAACACCTCACGGGTGAAATCCTCAACGGCGAACTGCACACCATGCCGCGCCCCGCCATTCGCCATGCCCGCGCCTCCTCCGTGCTATCTGGCAAATTAGCGCCAACGTTTGACTTTGACAACACAGGTTCAGACGGCTGGCTAATCTTATTTGAACCTGAACTGCACCTCGGTGACAAACCGCACATCCTCGTCCCCGACTTGGCAGGCTGGCGACGCGAACGCCTGCCCAGCCTACCGGATACCGCATGGCTGGAACTTGCCCCTGACTGGGCATGTGAAGTCCTCTCCCCCTCCACTGCCAGCAAAGACAGAATCCTCAAAATGCCTATCTACCGCGCCGAAGGGGTGGAATGGTTCTGGATAGTTGACCCCGAACACAAAACCTTGGAAGCCTACCAATCATCGGGCGGGCATTGGATTTTGCTGGGTGCGTGGGGCGACGACGACGTGGCACGCATCCCACCGTTTGACGCCATAGAAATTTCGCTGGCAGCGCTGTGGATATAA
- a CDS encoding response regulator, which translates to MRILIVDDHPLFREALGSLLERFYPSAAVFEVGSVEEAAGVVRQYAPFDLIMLDVFLPGQSGVAGLETLHASVAEETPIVIMSGSDNSEMMNQALAKGARGYIAKSAGVGDVKNALHLILAGEIYISPSMLAEVRQRAEPKDPPPPNLPPPTDHSGLTPRQRDVIRLMARGLPNKSIARELNCSDGTVKLHVSAILRTLHARNRTEAVQAATRLGVL; encoded by the coding sequence ATGCGTATTTTGATTGTGGATGATCACCCGTTATTCCGTGAGGCTTTAGGCAGTCTGCTTGAACGTTTTTACCCCAGTGCAGCGGTATTTGAAGTCGGTTCGGTGGAAGAAGCCGCAGGCGTGGTGCGCCAATATGCACCGTTCGATCTGATTATGTTGGATGTTTTTCTACCGGGGCAAAGCGGTGTGGCGGGCTTAGAGACGTTGCACGCCAGTGTTGCAGAGGAGACCCCGATTGTGATTATGTCCGGCTCGGACAATTCAGAGATGATGAATCAAGCACTTGCCAAGGGTGCGCGAGGTTATATCGCGAAGTCAGCGGGCGTAGGCGATGTGAAAAATGCGTTGCATTTGATTTTAGCGGGGGAAATTTATATTTCGCCGTCGATGTTAGCCGAGGTGCGCCAACGCGCTGAACCGAAAGACCCACCACCCCCGAATTTGCCACCACCGACTGATCACAGCGGATTGACGCCGCGTCAGCGCGATGTCATTCGCTTGATGGCGCGGGGTTTACCCAATAAATCCATCGCCAGAGAGCTGAATTGTTCGGATGGCACGGTGAAACTGCATGTGAGTGCGATTTTGCGCACCCTCCATGCGCGTAATCGGACAGAAGCGGTGCAGGCCGCAACACGTTTAGGGGTGTTGTAA
- a CDS encoding DEAD/DEAH box helicase family protein, producing the protein MIIITAVSGGVRLEFTLMQSTNFAFLRPHHDTLANLGGLAEAVLFLDPGSALTRLRGFAEEVTRTIYHLERLPRLPQASFYDLLKDSVFTGCVSRALLDQLHFLRVQGNDTAHGGNGDARSAHVALGKAYEIAAYMAVRYYDYSPAKIAPFSSVADPRISAKQLKKLEDELQQTREALERERTQHSERLSPPSPPEATQRQAASQQVANSLHWNEAQTRALLIDVMLQKAGWDVGKPAQVSVEFVVDYPDNVSGKGRADYVLWGDNGQPLAVIEAKKSGNKSLQAGREQARLYADALEHMGYQRPVIFYTNGYETFIWDDHQYNTYRPVYGFYSKDSLDYLIYQRHYRVAALEQHNPELKIADRPYQIEAIKTVAAHFQQQRRKALIIQATGTGKTRVAIALAELLLRTGWAKRVLFLCDRKELRTQADEAFKHNLPSEPRCVIGETNRIDQSARIYIATYPGMMSRFAQLDVGFFDLIIADESHRSIYNRYRDLFDYFDALQLGLTATPVKFISRNTFDIFDCETTDPTYEFGLDAAINNDPPYLAPFRAKDLTTEFLRNGIHYKDLSKEQQQQLEADLGEEQARITTIAGKDIGRKIFSVDTDRAILENLMNHGIKDETGSLVGRTIIFAQRQDHAEHLEALFCKLYPQYGSKVCKVIHNQIPKVESLIKEFKKKGNHDFRIAISVDMLDTGIDVPEVVNLVFAKKVMSWVKFWQMIGRGTRLCPNLFGTGKHKTEFRIFDHYDNFTFFEQEYKEPDDVGSKALLQTLFEARLELVDAALKANHAAALDTALALLRADLNDLPEDSIAVQRELRNVRVLQETDALQRMTAATRHLLASKIAPLMAARVLRDKHATQFDKLMATLQRCWVEQASCLADKRDALLAELDKLAVNIQAVRQKDAVIAEVRRAEFWQALSMERLEWVRTELRGIMKYRQTGDSVSYGTPTTKTKDGGLEKAEREVKIAGVNEALLYRRRLKVLLDGMITENPIFQKIRNGQAIAALELQTLTSTILTSHPGVSLEVLNQFYGRTAEQLQETVRELVGLDVQAVEQHFTTFLHQHPTLTAQQVRFMNLLKNYIAEHGSIPVDTLYDAPFTSVDYRGIDGVFSEADAGELFAVLKPFLRKKSLLPRTL; encoded by the coding sequence GTGATCATCATCACGGCGGTGAGCGGTGGAGTTCGTTTAGAATTTACCCTCATGCAATCCACCAACTTTGCGTTCCTGCGCCCGCATCACGACACGCTTGCTAACCTTGGCGGTTTGGCAGAAGCGGTGTTGTTCCTTGATCCCGGCAGTGCTTTGACGCGCTTGCGGGGTTTTGCCGAAGAAGTTACCCGCACGATTTATCACCTCGAACGTTTGCCGCGTTTACCCCAAGCCAGTTTTTACGACTTGTTGAAAGACAGCGTATTCACAGGTTGTGTCAGCCGCGCTTTGCTCGACCAACTGCATTTTTTGCGGGTGCAGGGCAATGATACCGCGCACGGTGGCAACGGCGATGCCCGCAGTGCGCACGTTGCGCTGGGCAAAGCCTATGAAATTGCCGCGTACATGGCAGTGCGTTACTACGACTATTCACCCGCCAAGATTGCGCCGTTTAGCAGCGTTGCCGACCCGCGCATCAGTGCCAAGCAACTCAAAAAGCTCGAAGACGAGTTGCAGCAAACCCGCGAAGCATTGGAACGCGAACGCACCCAACACAGCGAACGCCTTTCCCCACCCTCGCCGCCCGAAGCCACCCAACGCCAAGCCGCCAGCCAACAAGTCGCCAATTCCCTGCACTGGAACGAAGCGCAAACCCGCGCTTTGCTGATTGATGTCATGCTGCAAAAAGCCGGTTGGGATGTGGGCAAGCCTGCACAAGTCAGTGTGGAATTCGTGGTGGATTACCCCGATAACGTCTCCGGCAAAGGTCGCGCCGACTACGTGCTATGGGGTGACAATGGGCAACCGCTGGCGGTGATCGAAGCCAAAAAGTCCGGCAATAAAAGTCTGCAAGCGGGGCGAGAACAAGCGCGTCTGTATGCCGATGCGCTCGAACACATGGGCTACCAGCGTCCGGTAATTTTTTACACCAACGGCTACGAAACCTTTATCTGGGACGATCACCAGTACAATACCTACCGCCCCGTATACGGTTTTTACAGCAAAGACAGCCTCGATTACCTGATCTACCAGCGCCATTACCGCGTCGCCGCACTGGAACAACACAACCCTGAACTGAAAATTGCCGACCGCCCTTACCAGATTGAGGCGATTAAAACCGTGGCGGCACATTTCCAGCAACAACGCCGCAAAGCCTTGATTATCCAAGCCACAGGCACGGGTAAAACCCGCGTGGCGATTGCGCTGGCGGAATTGCTGTTACGCACCGGCTGGGCAAAACGGGTGCTGTTTTTGTGTGATCGCAAGGAATTGCGCACCCAAGCCGATGAAGCCTTTAAGCACAATTTGCCGAGTGAGCCGCGTTGCGTGATTGGCGAAACCAACCGCATCGACCAATCCGCACGGATTTACATTGCCACTTACCCCGGCATGATGAGCCGCTTTGCCCAGCTTGATGTGGGCTTTTTCGACCTGATCATTGCCGATGAATCGCACCGCAGTATTTACAACCGCTACCGTGATTTGTTCGATTATTTCGACGCGCTGCAATTGGGCTTGACCGCGACACCCGTGAAATTCATCAGCCGCAACACCTTTGACATTTTCGATTGCGAAACCACTGACCCGACCTATGAATTCGGACTGGATGCGGCAATCAATAACGATCCGCCGTACCTTGCCCCGTTCCGTGCCAAGGATTTAACCACCGAATTCCTGCGTAACGGCATTCACTACAAGGATTTGAGCAAGGAACAACAGCAGCAACTCGAAGCTGATTTGGGCGAGGAACAAGCGCGTATCACCACGATTGCAGGCAAAGATATTGGGCGCAAAATATTCAGCGTAGACACCGACCGCGCCATTCTCGAAAACCTAATGAATCACGGCATCAAAGATGAAACCGGCTCGCTGGTAGGCAGAACCATTATTTTTGCGCAACGCCAAGACCACGCGGAACACCTCGAAGCCTTATTCTGCAAGCTCTACCCGCAATACGGCAGCAAAGTTTGCAAGGTGATTCACAACCAGATTCCCAAGGTCGAAAGCCTGATCAAGGAATTCAAAAAGAAGGGCAACCACGATTTCCGCATCGCCATCTCGGTGGACATGCTCGACACCGGCATTGATGTGCCGGAAGTGGTCAATCTGGTGTTTGCCAAAAAAGTGATGTCGTGGGTGAAGTTCTGGCAAATGATTGGGCGCGGCACACGCCTTTGCCCCAACTTGTTTGGTACTGGCAAGCACAAAACCGAATTCCGCATTTTTGACCATTACGACAATTTCACGTTTTTTGAGCAGGAATATAAAGAGCCGGATGACGTGGGCAGCAAAGCCTTGTTGCAAACCTTGTTTGAGGCACGGCTGGAATTGGTGGATGCGGCACTTAAAGCCAATCATGCGGCGGCATTGGATACGGCACTTGCCTTGCTGCGGGCGGATTTGAACGACTTGCCGGAAGACAGCATTGCGGTGCAGCGCGAGTTGCGCAATGTGCGGGTGCTGCAAGAAACCGATGCCTTGCAGCGCATGACTGCCGCAACCCGCCATTTGCTTGCCAGCAAAATCGCGCCATTGATGGCGGCACGGGTATTGCGCGACAAACACGCTACCCAGTTCGACAAACTCATGGCGACGTTGCAACGCTGTTGGGTGGAACAAGCGAGTTGTTTGGCGGATAAGCGCGATGCTTTGCTGGCGGAACTGGATAAACTCGCCGTCAATATTCAGGCAGTGCGCCAGAAAGACGCGGTAATTGCCGAAGTGCGCCGCGCCGAATTCTGGCAAGCCTTGAGCATGGAACGGCTGGAATGGGTGCGCACTGAATTGCGCGGCATTATGAAATACCGCCAAACGGGTGATAGCGTGAGCTACGGCACGCCGACCACGAAAACCAAGGATGGCGGATTAGAAAAAGCGGAGCGTGAGGTGAAGATTGCGGGAGTAAACGAGGCATTGCTGTACCGTCGCCGCCTAAAAGTGCTGCTGGATGGAATGATTACAGAGAATCCGATTTTTCAGAAAATCCGCAATGGTCAGGCGATTGCTGCGCTTGAATTGCAAACCCTGACCTCGACCATTCTGACCAGTCACCCCGGTGTGAGTTTAGAGGTGTTGAATCAGTTTTATGGGCGTACCGCCGAACAGTTGCAGGAAACGGTGCGCGAATTGGTGGGGCTGGATGTGCAGGCGGTGGAACAGCATTTCACCACCTTTTTGCATCAGCACCCGACGCTAACGGCGCAACAGGTGCGCTTTATGAATTTGCTGAAAAACTACATTGCGGAACACGGCAGCATTCCGGTGGATACGCTGTATGACGCGCCGTTTACCAGCGTGGATTATCGCGGGATTGATGGGGTGTTTAGCGAGGCGGATGCGGGGGAATTGTTTGCGGTGTTGAAGCCGTTTTTGCGGAAGAAGTCTTTACTCCCCCGCACGCTGTAA